A single Streptomyces sp. Edi2 DNA region contains:
- the fxsT gene encoding FxSxx-COOH system tetratricopeptide repeat protein, whose translation MVDQATFSGPTGAGEHITISYAGFTRPWAAWIAHQLEAQGHGTTLLRWDPQADTALVAELTGLLEAEGRLLIVLDDWYFRLGPKTQEEWTTALREVVSPHADRFAAVSVATQSLPATASLLRPADLRDLDAREANRRVLQRLGIAGQGRVVDEEAPGAPRFPNNPPEVWNIPRRNNRFTGRDNVLEELHGKLAGSGAGAGPPLETRIALYGTSGVGKSQIAAEYAHRFGNDYDVVWWISATNRGAAREQLAELATRLGLPVGRELGDRIRAVHEALRVGRPYRRWLLIFDSADDMEQIEDLVPDGRGHVLITTLTRDWSGSGSAQEIEVLPFHRVESVAYARRRAPRLTPMEADLLSDAVQDLPLLLAQTAAWLDANPMSPKEYIELIRRGEPSLVGIRISSDYPMAFQTSWAITLNTLRERSPAAVELLKLFAFFAPDTIPVPMLAQARRGDLPEHLADLAAEPISWNTALRRLTESTAVRLDYQVSEDADPAVETALMHRLYHRFLRSDMTEDERDLMAATACRVLVTADPQNPADTRCWERYAELIPHLEPAGVLDSPEPAVQQLLLNCVEYLRVRGEYRMGLRLCEQFMSRWRTRLAATQRTMLVLTHQHANMLRRLGRYREAEAVGSAVVDQLTAERDAADADLLRAQDGLAGTLIALGSYAQAYDLFDAVWRAYTDLLGPEAPRTLSSRHNLGTVLALLGRYEEALVTHRDVLAFRERELRARHHLTLNAGTAYARTLRLLGRYRDATSAQELNARLHLQVMGPHTPQTLRAEHNLALCLRRSGDTARAATLLADLVERSRRVQGPRHPETLMVRADHATFLREHGDLGHARDLAEEVAERYRALAGERHPYTVGALGNVGLVRAEFGDQAQALDLADRALAGMTGAMGPDHPWTLGCALNAGAARNRVDDEEGAVELGRATLERAKATLGDTHPLTLSAKTALAEDLRALRRGQEAAKLEQEAIGQLSETLGAEHPHTLSARRRRRPYWDFEPQPV comes from the coding sequence ATGGTCGATCAGGCCACCTTTTCCGGTCCCACCGGCGCAGGCGAGCACATCACCATCAGCTATGCGGGCTTCACCCGGCCCTGGGCGGCATGGATCGCCCATCAGCTGGAAGCGCAGGGCCACGGCACCACCCTGCTGCGCTGGGACCCCCAGGCGGACACCGCGCTGGTGGCGGAGCTGACGGGGCTGCTGGAGGCCGAGGGCCGGCTGCTGATCGTGCTCGACGACTGGTACTTCCGGCTGGGCCCCAAGACGCAGGAGGAGTGGACGACGGCACTGCGCGAGGTGGTCTCCCCGCACGCCGACCGGTTCGCCGCGGTGAGCGTGGCCACCCAGTCGCTGCCCGCCACCGCGTCCCTGCTGCGGCCCGCCGACCTGCGCGACCTGGACGCCCGCGAGGCCAACCGCAGGGTGCTGCAACGGCTCGGCATCGCCGGGCAGGGCCGGGTCGTGGACGAGGAGGCGCCCGGCGCGCCCCGCTTCCCGAACAACCCGCCCGAGGTGTGGAACATCCCGCGCCGCAACAACCGCTTCACCGGCCGCGACAACGTCCTCGAAGAGCTGCACGGCAAGCTGGCCGGCTCCGGGGCCGGCGCGGGCCCGCCGCTGGAGACCCGGATCGCGCTGTACGGCACCTCCGGCGTCGGCAAGAGCCAGATCGCCGCCGAATACGCCCACCGCTTCGGCAACGACTACGACGTGGTCTGGTGGATCAGCGCCACCAACCGCGGCGCCGCCCGCGAACAGCTCGCCGAACTCGCCACCCGGCTCGGCCTGCCCGTGGGCCGGGAGCTGGGCGACCGCATCCGCGCCGTCCACGAAGCGCTCCGCGTCGGCCGCCCCTACCGCCGCTGGCTGCTGATCTTCGACAGCGCCGACGACATGGAGCAGATCGAGGACCTGGTCCCCGACGGCCGCGGCCATGTCCTGATCACCACCCTCACCCGCGACTGGTCGGGCTCCGGCAGCGCGCAGGAGATCGAGGTACTGCCCTTCCACCGCGTCGAGAGCGTCGCCTACGCCCGGCGGCGGGCACCGCGGCTGACGCCGATGGAGGCCGATCTGCTCTCCGACGCCGTCCAGGACCTGCCGCTGCTGCTCGCCCAGACCGCCGCCTGGCTCGACGCCAACCCGATGTCCCCCAAGGAGTACATCGAGCTGATCCGCCGCGGCGAGCCCAGCCTCGTCGGCATCCGGATCTCCTCCGACTACCCCATGGCCTTCCAGACCAGCTGGGCCATAACCCTCAACACCCTGCGCGAACGCAGCCCCGCCGCGGTCGAACTCCTCAAGCTGTTCGCGTTCTTCGCCCCGGACACCATCCCCGTCCCGATGCTCGCCCAGGCCCGCCGCGGCGACCTGCCCGAACACCTCGCCGACCTGGCCGCCGAGCCGATCAGCTGGAACACCGCACTGCGCCGGCTGACCGAATCCACCGCCGTACGCCTCGACTACCAGGTCTCCGAGGACGCCGACCCGGCCGTGGAGACCGCGCTGATGCACCGGCTCTACCACCGGTTCCTGCGCAGCGACATGACCGAGGACGAGCGCGACCTGATGGCGGCGACGGCCTGCCGGGTGCTGGTCACCGCCGACCCGCAGAACCCCGCCGACACCCGCTGCTGGGAGCGCTACGCCGAACTCATCCCGCATCTGGAGCCGGCCGGGGTCCTCGACAGCCCCGAGCCCGCGGTCCAGCAACTGCTGCTCAACTGCGTCGAATACCTCCGGGTCCGCGGCGAATACCGCATGGGCCTGCGGCTGTGCGAACAGTTCATGTCCCGCTGGCGCACCCGCCTCGCGGCCACCCAGCGCACCATGCTCGTCCTCACCCACCAGCACGCCAACATGCTGCGCAGGCTCGGCCGCTACCGCGAGGCCGAGGCGGTCGGCAGCGCCGTCGTCGACCAGCTCACCGCCGAGCGGGACGCGGCCGACGCCGATCTGCTGCGGGCGCAGGACGGCCTGGCCGGCACCCTGATCGCGCTGGGCTCGTACGCACAGGCCTATGACCTCTTCGACGCCGTCTGGCGGGCCTATACCGACCTGCTCGGCCCGGAGGCACCCCGCACCCTTTCCTCGCGGCACAACCTCGGCACGGTCCTGGCGCTGCTCGGCCGCTACGAGGAAGCGCTGGTCACCCACCGCGACGTGCTGGCCTTCCGGGAGCGCGAACTGCGCGCACGGCACCACCTCACGCTCAACGCGGGCACCGCCTACGCCCGTACGCTGCGCCTGCTCGGCCGCTACCGCGACGCCACCTCCGCCCAGGAGCTCAACGCCCGGCTGCATCTGCAGGTGATGGGCCCGCACACCCCGCAGACGCTGCGTGCCGAGCACAACCTCGCGCTGTGCCTGCGGCGCTCCGGCGACACCGCCCGCGCCGCCACGCTGCTGGCCGACCTCGTCGAGCGCTCCCGCCGGGTGCAGGGCCCCCGCCACCCCGAGACGCTGATGGTGCGTGCGGACCACGCCACCTTCCTGCGGGAGCACGGCGACCTCGGGCACGCCCGCGACCTCGCCGAGGAGGTCGCCGAGCGCTACCGGGCGCTGGCCGGCGAGCGCCACCCGTACACCGTCGGCGCCCTGGGGAACGTCGGGCTGGTCCGCGCCGAGTTCGGGGACCAGGCACAGGCGCTGGACCTCGCGGACCGGGCGCTTGCCGGGATGACCGGGGCGATGGGCCCCGACCATCCCTGGACGCTGGGCTGTGCGCTGAACGCCGGTGCCGCCCGTAACCGGGTGGACGACGAGGAGGGCGCCGTGGAACTGGGCCGCGCCACACTGGAGCGCGCCAAGGCGACGCTGGGCGACACCCACCCGCTGACCCTCTCCGCGAAGACCGCACTGGCCGAGGACCTGCGGGCGCTGCGCCGTGGCCAGGAGGCGGCGAAGCTGGAGCAGGAGGCAATCGGACAGCTCTCCGAGACGCTGGGCGCCGAACACCCGCACACCCTCTCCGCCCGGCGCCGCCGCCGCCCGTACTGGGACTTCGAACCGCAGCCCGTCTAG
- a CDS encoding rhomboid-like protein has translation MSWLGTAARARADRAPSVIPGTGNGPGAAPAVPPDLLPGIPRQRPSRPALVTAEQAALPAPPRRGPWRLLPTPAGTPFTFGYALLLVATSLFAEYADPALVSDLLQGSSTDVVHLAQAPLLVLVASALWIAGGMTSAYAIGFLFVLTALERRIGGLRTAAVFFGGHALATLATELPVAFSVAAGRLPESSLHRLDYGISFGVMTSIGALAGLLPAWLRWPVLAGVGYVAVTDLLAGLDPMTDWGHLLSLTLGVVSWPLVRRWRTRHARPAPLLGGLGHQALRGVRTY, from the coding sequence GTGAGCTGGCTGGGAACCGCCGCGAGAGCACGGGCCGATCGCGCGCCGTCCGTCATACCGGGGACGGGCAACGGGCCGGGCGCGGCGCCGGCCGTCCCCCCGGACCTGCTGCCGGGCATCCCCCGGCAGCGCCCCTCCCGGCCGGCCCTCGTGACGGCGGAGCAGGCGGCTCTGCCGGCGCCCCCGCGACGAGGGCCGTGGCGGCTGCTGCCCACTCCCGCCGGCACCCCTTTCACCTTCGGTTACGCCCTTCTCCTCGTGGCCACCTCGCTCTTCGCCGAGTACGCCGACCCGGCGCTGGTCTCCGACCTGCTCCAGGGCTCCAGTACGGACGTCGTCCACCTGGCACAGGCCCCGCTGCTGGTGCTCGTCGCCAGCGCCCTGTGGATCGCGGGCGGGATGACCTCCGCGTACGCCATCGGCTTCCTCTTCGTCCTGACGGCGCTGGAGCGGCGGATCGGCGGGCTGCGCACCGCCGCCGTCTTCTTCGGCGGCCATGCGCTGGCCACCCTCGCCACCGAGCTGCCCGTCGCCTTCTCGGTCGCCGCCGGCCGGCTGCCGGAGAGCTCGCTGCACCGCCTCGACTACGGCATCAGCTTCGGCGTGATGACCAGCATCGGAGCCCTCGCGGGCCTGTTGCCCGCCTGGTTGCGCTGGCCCGTGCTGGCCGGCGTCGGATACGTGGCAGTGACCGATCTGCTCGCCGGCCTCGACCCGATGACCGACTGGGGGCATCTGCTCTCGCTCACCCTGGGGGTGGTGAGCTGGCCGCTGGTGCGCCGCTGGCGCACCCGGCACGCCCGGCCCGCGCCGCTCCTGGGCGGCCTGGGGCATCAGGCGCTGCGGGGCGTGCGGACCTACTGA
- a CDS encoding multifunctional oxoglutarate decarboxylase/oxoglutarate dehydrogenase thiamine pyrophosphate-binding subunit/dihydrolipoyllysine-residue succinyltransferase subunit: MSLQSPNSSSISTDQEGQGKNPAAAFGPNEWLVDEIYQQYLQDPNSVDRAWWDFFADYKPGGATAPGQPAEGSAPAPAAPAQSSPAAPAAAEPKPAAATPAKPAASAPAPAKAAPAKSAPAKPAAKAAAQQADGEVTAGPEFVTLRGPSAAVAKNMNASLELPTATSVRAVPVKLLFDNRIVINNHLKRARGGKVSFTHLIGYAMVQALKAMPSMNYSFAEKDGKPTLVKPDHINLGLAIDLVKPNGDRQLVVAAIKKAETLTFFEFWQAYEDIVRRARDNKLTMDDFTGVTASLTNPGGIGTVHSVPRLMPGQSMIMGVGAMDYPAEFQGTSQDALNKLGVSKVMTLTSTYDHRVIQGAASGEFLRIMSQLLLGGNDFFDDIFKSLRIPYEPVRWLRDIDASHDDDVTKAARVFELIHSYRVRGHVMADTDPLEYHQRKHPDLDITEHGLTLWDLEREFAVGGFSGKSMMKLRDILGVLRDSYCRTTGIEFMHIQDPKQRQWIQDRVERSHKSPEREEQLRILRRLNSAEAFETFLQTKYVGQKRFSLEGGESVIPLLDAVIDSAAESRLDEVVVGMAHRGRLNVLANIVGKSYAQIFREFEGNLDPKSMHGSGDVKYHLGQEGVFTGLDGEQIKVSLAANPSHLEAVDPIVEGIARAKQDLINKGGTDFTVLPIQLHGDAAFAGQGVVAETLNMSQLRGYRTGGTVHVVINNQVGFTAAPESSRSSMYATDVARMIEAPIFHVNGDDPEAVVRVARLAFEFRQAFNKDVVIDLICYRRRGHNESDNPAFTQPLMYDLIDKKRSVRKLYTESLIGRGDITLEEAEQALQDFQGQLEKVFTEVRDASTAPVAPEVPQPQAEFPVHVDTPISQEVVKRIAESQVNIPERVTVHPRLLPQLQRRATQVEDDTIDWGMGETLAIGSLLMEGTPVRLAGQDSRRGTFGQRHAVLIDRATGDDYTPLLYLSEDQARFNVYDSLLSEYAAMGFEYGYSLARPEALVMWEAQFGDFVNGAQTVVDEFISSAEQKWGQTSGVTLLLPHGYEGQGPDHSSARIERFLQLCAQNNMTVAAPTLPSNYFHLLRWQVHNPHHKPLVVFTPKSMLRLKAAASKTEEFTTGGFRPVIGDSTVKAEDVRKVIFCSGKVYYDLEAEREKRGANDTAIVRIERLYPLPGKELQAEIAKFPNAEKYLWTQEEPANQGAWPFLGLNLIDHLDLAVGADVPHGERLRRISRPHSSSPAVGSAKRHQAEQAQLVAEAFDA; the protein is encoded by the coding sequence GTGTCGCTACAGTCCCCCAACAGCTCGAGCATCTCGACCGACCAAGAGGGGCAGGGTAAGAACCCTGCCGCCGCGTTCGGTCCCAATGAGTGGCTCGTCGACGAGATCTACCAGCAGTACCTCCAGGACCCGAACTCGGTAGACCGAGCCTGGTGGGACTTCTTCGCCGACTACAAGCCGGGCGGCGCCACCGCGCCGGGCCAGCCGGCGGAGGGCTCTGCCCCCGCGCCGGCCGCTCCGGCGCAGTCGTCCCCGGCGGCGCCCGCCGCGGCGGAGCCGAAGCCGGCCGCCGCCACCCCGGCGAAGCCGGCCGCGAGCGCGCCGGCCCCGGCCAAGGCCGCGCCGGCGAAGTCCGCGCCGGCCAAGCCGGCCGCCAAGGCCGCCGCTCAGCAGGCCGACGGCGAGGTCACGGCCGGTCCCGAGTTCGTCACGCTGCGCGGCCCTTCGGCTGCCGTTGCGAAGAACATGAACGCCTCCCTGGAGCTGCCGACGGCCACGTCCGTCCGCGCGGTCCCGGTGAAGCTGCTCTTCGACAACCGCATCGTGATCAACAACCACCTCAAGCGCGCCCGCGGTGGGAAGGTCTCCTTCACCCACCTCATCGGGTACGCGATGGTGCAGGCCCTCAAGGCCATGCCGTCGATGAACTACTCCTTCGCGGAGAAGGACGGCAAGCCGACGCTGGTCAAGCCCGACCACATCAACCTCGGTCTGGCCATCGACCTGGTGAAGCCGAACGGCGACCGCCAGCTCGTCGTCGCCGCCATCAAGAAGGCCGAGACGCTGACCTTCTTCGAGTTCTGGCAGGCCTACGAGGACATCGTCCGCCGGGCCCGCGACAACAAGCTGACGATGGACGACTTCACCGGAGTCACCGCGTCGCTGACGAACCCGGGCGGCATCGGCACGGTGCACTCCGTGCCGCGTCTGATGCCCGGCCAGTCCATGATCATGGGCGTCGGCGCGATGGACTACCCCGCGGAGTTCCAGGGCACCTCCCAGGACGCCCTGAACAAGCTGGGTGTCTCCAAGGTCATGACGCTGACCAGCACCTATGACCACCGGGTGATCCAGGGCGCCGCCTCCGGCGAGTTCCTGCGCATCATGAGCCAGCTGCTGCTCGGCGGGAACGACTTCTTCGACGACATCTTCAAGTCGCTGCGGATCCCCTACGAGCCGGTCCGCTGGCTGCGGGACATCGACGCCTCGCACGACGACGACGTCACCAAGGCCGCGCGGGTCTTCGAGCTGATCCACTCCTACCGGGTCCGCGGCCACGTCATGGCCGACACCGACCCGCTGGAGTACCACCAGCGCAAGCACCCCGACCTCGACATCACCGAGCACGGCCTCACCCTGTGGGACCTGGAGCGCGAGTTCGCGGTCGGCGGCTTCTCCGGCAAGTCCATGATGAAGCTGCGCGACATCCTGGGCGTGCTGCGCGACTCGTACTGCCGCACCACCGGCATCGAGTTCATGCACATCCAGGACCCCAAGCAGCGCCAGTGGATCCAGGACCGGGTCGAGCGCTCGCACAAGTCGCCCGAGCGCGAGGAGCAGCTGCGCATCCTGCGCCGGCTGAACTCCGCCGAGGCCTTCGAGACGTTCCTGCAGACGAAGTACGTCGGCCAGAAGCGCTTCTCGCTGGAGGGCGGCGAGTCCGTCATCCCGCTGCTGGACGCGGTCATCGACTCCGCGGCCGAGTCGCGGCTGGACGAGGTCGTCGTCGGCATGGCCCACCGCGGCCGCCTCAACGTCCTCGCCAACATCGTCGGCAAGTCCTACGCGCAGATCTTCCGCGAGTTCGAGGGCAACCTCGACCCGAAGTCGATGCACGGCTCCGGCGACGTGAAGTACCACCTGGGCCAGGAGGGCGTCTTCACCGGCCTGGACGGCGAGCAGATCAAGGTCTCGCTGGCCGCGAACCCCTCCCACCTGGAGGCCGTCGACCCGATCGTCGAGGGCATCGCGCGTGCCAAGCAGGACCTCATCAACAAGGGCGGCACGGACTTCACGGTCCTGCCGATCCAGCTGCACGGTGACGCGGCGTTCGCCGGCCAGGGCGTGGTGGCGGAGACGCTGAACATGTCCCAGCTGCGCGGCTACCGCACCGGCGGCACGGTGCACGTGGTCATCAACAACCAGGTCGGCTTCACCGCCGCCCCGGAGTCGTCACGCTCGTCCATGTACGCCACCGACGTGGCCCGCATGATCGAGGCGCCGATCTTCCACGTGAACGGCGACGACCCCGAGGCCGTCGTCCGCGTTGCCCGTCTGGCCTTCGAGTTCCGCCAGGCGTTCAACAAGGACGTCGTCATCGACCTGATCTGCTACCGCCGCCGCGGTCACAACGAGTCGGACAACCCGGCCTTCACCCAGCCGCTGATGTACGACCTGATCGACAAGAAGCGCTCGGTGCGCAAGCTCTACACCGAGTCCCTGATCGGTCGCGGCGACATCACGCTGGAAGAGGCCGAGCAGGCGCTGCAGGACTTCCAGGGCCAGCTGGAGAAGGTCTTCACCGAGGTCCGCGACGCCTCGACGGCCCCGGTGGCCCCCGAGGTGCCGCAGCCCCAGGCCGAGTTCCCGGTCCACGTGGACACCCCGATCTCCCAGGAGGTCGTCAAGCGGATCGCCGAGTCCCAGGTCAACATCCCCGAGCGGGTCACCGTCCACCCGCGTCTGCTGCCCCAGCTGCAGCGCCGCGCGACCCAGGTCGAGGACGACACCATCGACTGGGGCATGGGCGAGACCCTGGCCATCGGCTCGCTGCTGATGGAGGGCACCCCGGTCCGGCTCGCCGGCCAGGACTCCCGCCGCGGCACCTTCGGCCAGCGCCACGCGGTGCTGATCGACCGTGCGACCGGCGACGACTACACGCCGCTGCTCTACCTCTCCGAGGACCAGGCCCGCTTCAACGTCTACGACTCGCTGCTGAGCGAGTACGCGGCGATGGGCTTCGAGTACGGCTACTCCCTGGCCCGCCCGGAGGCGCTGGTCATGTGGGAGGCGCAGTTCGGTGACTTCGTCAACGGCGCCCAGACGGTCGTCGACGAGTTCATCTCCTCGGCGGAGCAGAAGTGGGGCCAGACGTCCGGCGTCACCCTGCTGCTGCCGCACGGCTACGAGGGCCAGGGCCCGGACCACTCCTCGGCCCGGATCGAGCGCTTCCTCCAGCTGTGCGCGCAGAACAACATGACGGTCGCCGCGCCGACCCTGCCGTCGAACTACTTCCACCTGCTGCGCTGGCAGGTCCACAACCCGCACCACAAGCCGCTGGTCGTCTTCACCCCGAAGTCGATGCTGCGTCTGAAGGCCGCGGCGTCGAAGACGGAAGAGTTCACGACGGGCGGCTTCCGCCCCGTCATCGGCGACTCCACGGTCAAGGCCGAGGATGTCCGCAAGGTCATCTTCTGCTCCGGCAAGGTCTACTACGACCTGGAGGCCGAGCGCGAGAAGCGCGGCGCGAACGACACCGCGATCGTCCGCATCGAGCGCCTGTACCCGCTTCCCGGCAAGGAGCTCCAGGCGGAGATCGCCAAGTTCCCGAACGCCGAGAAGTACCTGTGGACCCAGGAAGAGCCGGCGAACCAGGGTGCGTGGCCGTTCCTCGGCCTCAACCTGATCGACCACCTCGACCTGGCCGTCGGTGCCGATGTCCCGCACGGCGAGCGCCTGCGCCGCATCTCGCGGCCGCACTCCTCGTCGCCGGCCGTCGGCTCCGCCAAGCGCCACCAGGCGGAGCAGGCACAGCTGGTCGCGGAGGCCTTCGACGCCTGA
- a CDS encoding YfbM family protein, with translation MSMIGQYACVTPAELDRALGDPEWALELVGEWMEAEAEAEADGSSPSAPARCMDVDKAWDALGFLLRRAAFPVDIVHGEAAVPDADDWGYGPPRYLPPEQVRAAAGALAEISGERLTDGVGPEDLAAAEVYPSIVWERGESLDYVREHYEQLRPFFRTAADQGDGMLMWLG, from the coding sequence ATGAGCATGATCGGACAGTACGCATGTGTCACCCCGGCCGAACTCGACCGCGCCCTGGGCGATCCCGAGTGGGCGCTGGAGCTGGTCGGCGAGTGGATGGAGGCGGAGGCAGAGGCAGAGGCGGACGGGTCTTCGCCGTCCGCGCCGGCGCGCTGCATGGACGTCGACAAGGCCTGGGACGCGCTCGGGTTCCTGCTGCGCCGGGCGGCCTTCCCGGTGGACATCGTCCATGGCGAGGCGGCCGTCCCGGATGCCGACGACTGGGGCTACGGCCCGCCCCGCTACCTCCCCCCCGAGCAGGTGCGGGCCGCCGCCGGGGCGCTGGCGGAGATATCCGGTGAGCGGCTGACGGACGGCGTCGGCCCGGAGGATCTGGCCGCGGCGGAGGTGTACCCGTCGATCGTCTGGGAGCGGGGCGAGTCCCTGGACTATGTGCGCGAGCATTACGAGCAGCTGCGGCCGTTCTTCCGCACGGCGGCGGACCAGGGGGACGGCATGCTCATGTGGCTGGGCTAG
- a CDS encoding response regulator transcription factor, which yields MDQTQTTQGGAAATPGAQRRVLVVEDDPTIVEAIAARLRAEGFQVQTATDGPAAVETAEAWQPDLLVLDVMLPGFDGLEVCRRVQAQRPVPVMMLTARDDETDMLVGLGVGADDYMTKPFSMRELAARVHVLLRRVERAALAAHTPRSGILRLGELEIDHAQRRVRVRGADVHLTPTEFDLLVCLANTPRAVLSREQLLAEVWDWADASGTRTVDSHIKALRRKIGAERIRTVHGVGYALETPAA from the coding sequence ATGGACCAGACTCAGACAACGCAGGGCGGCGCCGCCGCCACGCCGGGCGCCCAGCGCCGGGTACTGGTCGTGGAGGACGACCCGACGATCGTCGAGGCCATCGCGGCCCGGCTGCGCGCCGAGGGCTTCCAGGTGCAGACGGCGACCGACGGCCCGGCCGCGGTGGAGACCGCGGAGGCCTGGCAGCCGGATCTGCTGGTCCTCGATGTGATGCTGCCGGGCTTCGACGGCCTGGAGGTGTGCCGCCGGGTCCAGGCCCAGCGGCCGGTGCCCGTGATGATGCTCACCGCCCGGGACGACGAGACAGACATGCTCGTCGGCCTCGGCGTCGGCGCCGACGACTACATGACCAAGCCGTTCTCGATGCGGGAGCTGGCCGCCCGGGTGCACGTCCTGCTGCGCCGGGTCGAGCGCGCGGCGCTGGCCGCGCACACCCCGCGCAGCGGCATCCTCCGGCTGGGCGAGCTGGAGATCGACCACGCCCAGCGCCGGGTGCGGGTGCGCGGCGCTGACGTCCATCTGACGCCCACCGAGTTCGATCTGCTGGTCTGCCTGGCGAACACCCCGCGCGCGGTGCTCTCCCGTGAGCAGCTGCTGGCCGAGGTGTGGGACTGGGCGGACGCCTCCGGGACCCGTACGGTCGACAGCCACATCAAGGCGCTGCGCCGCAAGATCGGCGCCGAGCGCATCCGTACGGTCCACGGCGTCGGCTACGCCCTGGAGACCCCCGCCGCATGA
- a CDS encoding ATP-binding protein, with protein MTRRRWHTPVRELGRRVWEGLRPLDPYRSVKAALGALVSVSVIITTLLVFVAMHSATELRVITIFSVIASLLITQFVANSLTAPLDEMTDVTRSMAHGNYSRRVRSERRDEFGDLANAFNRMAADLEAVDTHRKELVANVSHELRTPIAALRAVLENVVDGVSEPDPETMRTALQQTERLGRLVEHLLDLSRLDNGVVPLHARRFEVWPYLSGVLKEANMSRGASTLSGLSGVAGSGTHTRTDVHLHLDVSPPELTAHADAERLHQVVANLIDNAIKHSPRHGRVTVHARRGEGPESLELDVQDEGPGIPESERYRVFERFNRGGPAPSGPGSDGGTGLGLAIARWAVDLHGGRIGVAESPRGCRIRVTLPGLESTRS; from the coding sequence ATGACGCGGCGGCGGTGGCACACGCCCGTGCGTGAGCTGGGGCGGCGGGTCTGGGAGGGCCTGCGCCCGCTCGACCCGTACCGCTCGGTGAAGGCCGCGCTCGGCGCGCTGGTCAGCGTCTCGGTGATCATCACCACGCTGCTGGTCTTCGTCGCGATGCACTCGGCCACCGAGCTGCGGGTGATCACGATCTTCTCGGTGATCGCCTCGCTGCTGATCACCCAGTTCGTGGCCAACAGCCTGACCGCTCCGCTCGACGAGATGACGGACGTCACCCGGTCGATGGCGCACGGTAACTACAGCCGCCGGGTCCGCTCGGAGCGCCGCGACGAGTTCGGCGACCTGGCGAACGCCTTCAACCGGATGGCGGCCGATCTGGAGGCGGTGGACACCCACCGCAAGGAACTCGTGGCGAATGTCTCGCACGAGCTGCGCACCCCGATCGCCGCGCTCCGCGCCGTCCTGGAGAACGTCGTCGACGGGGTCAGCGAGCCGGACCCGGAAACCATGCGGACGGCGCTGCAGCAGACCGAGCGGCTGGGCCGCCTGGTCGAGCACCTTCTCGACCTGTCCCGGCTGGACAACGGGGTGGTGCCGCTGCACGCCCGGCGCTTCGAGGTCTGGCCGTATCTGTCCGGGGTGCTCAAGGAGGCCAATATGAGCCGCGGCGCCTCCACGCTGTCGGGGCTGTCGGGGGTCGCCGGCTCCGGCACCCACACCCGTACGGATGTCCACCTCCACCTCGATGTCTCGCCGCCCGAGCTGACCGCGCACGCGGATGCCGAGCGGCTGCACCAGGTCGTGGCCAATCTCATCGACAACGCGATCAAGCACAGTCCGCGGCACGGCCGGGTCACGGTGCACGCGCGCCGCGGCGAGGGGCCCGAGAGCCTGGAGCTGGACGTGCAGGACGAGGGGCCCGGCATCCCCGAGTCGGAGCGCTACCGGGTCTTCGAGCGCTTCAACCGCGGCGGCCCCGCCCCCTCGGGCCCCGGCTCCGACGGGGGGACGGGCCTGGGCCTGGCCATCGCGCGCTGGGCCGTCGACCTGCACGGCGGACGCATCGGCGTGGCCGAATCCCCACGTGGTTGCCGGATCCGGGTCACTCTTCCGGGGTTGGAGTCAACTCGAAGCTGA
- a CDS encoding spermidine synthase yields the protein MAPVTPTQATTGLPEAPRTLDRREGPYGEVVLRQRGGPPAGTGVETSDAPAAPTVYEIIANGCFLMDTSDGRSERLLIDAALAALPADRVRPSVLIGGLGVGFSLARAAEVPRWGRIVVVEREEAVIDWHRTGPLSAVSAQALADPRSEILHTDLVAHLRAPAGQDTYDALCLDIDNGPDWTVTEDNNSLYSPGGLAACRDRLTPGGVLAVWSAQPSPAFEEALRNAGFSGVHTEEIPVVRGVPDVVHLARKGA from the coding sequence ATGGCTCCCGTTACTCCGACGCAGGCAACGACCGGCCTCCCCGAGGCCCCGCGCACCCTCGACCGCCGCGAGGGCCCGTACGGTGAAGTGGTGCTGCGACAGCGGGGCGGACCCCCCGCAGGAACCGGAGTTGAGACCTCCGACGCCCCCGCCGCACCCACGGTCTACGAGATCATCGCCAACGGCTGCTTCCTGATGGACACCTCCGACGGCCGGTCGGAGCGGCTGCTGATCGACGCCGCCCTGGCCGCGCTGCCGGCCGACCGCGTACGGCCCTCCGTGCTGATCGGCGGCCTCGGTGTCGGGTTTTCGCTGGCCAGAGCGGCCGAAGTGCCGCGCTGGGGCCGGATCGTCGTCGTCGAACGCGAGGAAGCGGTCATCGACTGGCACCGCACGGGCCCGCTCTCGGCGGTCTCGGCACAGGCGCTGGCCGACCCGCGCAGCGAGATCCTGCACACCGACCTGGTCGCCCACCTGCGGGCCCCAGCGGGCCAAGACACCTACGACGCCCTGTGTTTGGACATCGACAACGGTCCCGACTGGACCGTCACCGAGGACAACAACAGCCTCTACTCCCCCGGCGGACTCGCCGCCTGCCGGGACCGCCTGACCCCCGGCGGGGTGCTCGCCGTCTGGTCCGCGCAGCCCTCGCCGGCCTTCGAGGAAGCCTTGCGAAATGCCGGATTCAGCGGGGTACATACGGAAGAGATCCCCGTTGTCCGAGGCGTCCCTGACGTGGTCCATCTCGCGCGGAAGGGCGCGTAG